In Thermoanaerobaculia bacterium, the sequence CTCCAGCGTGCGGACGTCGACACCTCGAAGCCGTCGAGGAACAACGGCTCGGCGGTCTGGCAGGTGTAGATCTGCACGTCGTCGACCCACCAACCGAGGTCGGTGCCTCCGCAACCGTCATTGCCGAACTCGTAGCGGAGTTTGAAATTCTGGCCGGCGGCGACGATGCCGGTCAGGTTGCCGATCGTGCGGCCCCAGGTGCCTGAGTTGGAGCCACCGTCGGAGCCGTGCCAGGCCATCTCGCCGGCCAGCGGGTTGGTATTGCCGGCGCCGACCGTGGAGAGCGCGCTCACCTGGGCATTGAAGGAGAACGCCGTGGGCGGCACGACGGTGTAGGGCCCGCCGTTGACGCTGATCTTGATGTTGCCGCCGTCCCAGGTGGCTTCGGAGGCGACGTAGTGGTCGAACGTCAAGCGGGGAACGGCGCCGCCGAACGGCATCACGAACGTCGGGCTGTCGAGAACCAGTGCTCCGGTCTCGTCGTCCACGACGCAGTCGCCGTCGGTCGGATCGAGGGCCCCGAAGGCGCTGCCGGAGCGGCCACTCGGCAACGACGCGTCGATCGTCCAGTCGCGATCGAGGAACGTTCCCGGATTGACCACCCCTCGCCGGCTGACCGTCCAGCCCGCGGCACCACTCTCCCAGTCGAAGAGCTGCGTGGTGTAGGGGAAGCCGGATGAGCAGATCGCCGGCGGATTCTGCGCCAGCAGCGGCGTGAAGTTGCAGAAGGTCGGCTCGGTGCGCATCTCGACCGCCAGCATCGCGTCGGCGACCTCGATGCAGTCGGCTGCCTGCATCGTCTGCTGGGGCCCTCCCCACGGATCGTCGAGCAGCGTCGCCGCCGTCACGAGGTCGTTGCAGGAGGCTTCCATCGCGTCGGCATGATCGGCAAAGTCCGAGGCGGCCAACTGATAGACCGTCTGCGCCCGGTAGTAGAGGTGCAACGCCTTGACCATGCCGATCGACGTCACGGTATGGCCGTTGTAGGTGCCGCCGTCGACGAGCAGCGCGAAGGCGTGGTTCGGGACGCCGGAGTTCGAGTGCACGCCGCCGTTGTCGCCGGTGCCGCAGACGTACTGCGCGGTGTCGGTGACCTTGCCGGGGTTGCCGAAGCAGAGGGGGTTCCACATGTCGCGCAGCGCCCCGCCGTCGACATCCTCGCCCATCAGCCAGCGCACCGAGACGTCGGTCGGGAACTGCGTCTGGAGGGTGCCGTTGACCGGCACCGCGATGTTCGCCCGCATGAGCTCGGCGTTCGCGAAGTTGAGCGAAACGGTCGAAATCGTGTAGACGCCGGCGAGGCAGGTCGGGTCGGCGACGCAACCCATGCCCGGCGCCGTTCCCGGATTGGCGCTCCCCGCGACGTTGCCGATGATGATCGCCGCCGCGCCAGCCGCCTGGGCGTTCAGCGTCTTGACGTAGAACGAGCAGGCGCCGCGGTTGACGAAGGCGATCTTGCCCGCCATCGCGCCGGCGTTGGTCAGGGGTTCGCAGGCGTCGTTGGTGTCGGCTCCGGCGCCGTCGATGGCGATGACCAGATCCTGGGTGATCGAGCTGGTGACCGGCGGCCCGAAGTCGGCCGTGCCGACGACGTAGTCGGCCGCAATGGGAGCCGGCGAATTGACCGTCCACTTGGGCGGGCTGGGGAACGACGAGGAGCAGGCGCCCGCCGTGCGCGCCGCATCCGGCGCGTCGGTGTCGATCATGTTGGTGAGCTGCGTCTCGAGGTCGAACGCCTCGCCCCAGATGTCGGAGTAGGCCTCGTTCAGCGCACCCGACTGCCAGCGGTAGATCAGGTTGTGGGTGTACTCGGTGTAGGCGTGGCCCCACTCGTGCGCGGTGACGTCGTGGGTGGTGAAGCCGGGGCAGAAGGAGATCAGGTTGCCGTTCCAGGAGGCGTTCGGGCAGCCGTAGTCACGCTCATAGGCCTGGTCCATGACGTGGCCGGCAGCGTCGTAGGAGTCGCGCCCGAAACCGGCGAAAAAGCGCTGGTAGACATCGCCGGACGAAATCAGCATGTTGTCGCGCTCCTGATTCGCAGGAGCGGACGGAATTGCGTTGCCCTCCACCCAGTCCGGCGAAGCCGGCCAGGCCTCCGGCGAGTTCGCCGGCGCGGCGCCGTCGGTGCCAGGGAAGGCACGGCGGTTCATGGCCTCGTGGATGCCGGGCAGGAAATCGATCACCTTGCCGTAGCGGGCATCGACGAAGACGAACTCGCGGATATCACCGGCGTTCGAGACGTCGATCCGCCACGCCAGATGGCTCGTTCCGGCGACGCCCTTGTCGAGACCAAGGCGGTAGATCGTCAGGCGCGGCTCGGAGGCGGAGAGGCCGGCGGCGGTGGCGCGGCCGTTCCTGTCGCGCACGAAGTCGATCGCCCGCTGGCTCGCCCACTGGGCGCCGATGACCGGCGCGACCGGAAGGTCGATCTGGGGGACGAAGTTGCCGTTCACCGCCTGCAGGCGGCCGGCGCCGTCGAAGTGGGCGCGCAGCTCGCCGGCGAAGACTGGCACGCCGCGGTAGAACTGGTCGTAGATGAGGTGCTGCTGGCCCGAGGGCTCGGTGGTCGTCTTCCGGAGGAAGAGCTCGGCGCCGACGTCGCGGATGCCGAAGAGCGACGCCTGGGCGGCGAAGAAGCCGCGGGCACGCTCGTCGGGGGAGCCGGTGGCAGGGGCGAGATTCGACTGGGCGCCCGGCGCGACGCGCAGGAATCGGACGGCGCCAGTCGCGCGGCTGTAGCTCACCTCCACCGGCGCCTGTAGGGCAGCGGAGAGCTGGCCGGCAGAACGCCCATCGAGCGGCGCCACGGCGGCAGCGGCCGGTCCGGCGGTGGTGGCGGTGGCGGCACAGAGGACGAGCCCCAGGCCCCAGCGCGCGGCGGAAGACATCTTCGGACTTCTCTTCTTCATCTCTCGGCTCCTCTTCTGAC encodes:
- a CDS encoding M4 family metallopeptidase — translated: MKKRSPKMSSAARWGLGLVLCAATATTAGPAAAAVAPLDGRSAGQLSAALQAPVEVSYSRATGAVRFLRVAPGAQSNLAPATGSPDERARGFFAAQASLFGIRDVGAELFLRKTTTEPSGQQHLIYDQFYRGVPVFAGELRAHFDGAGRLQAVNGNFVPQIDLPVAPVIGAQWASQRAIDFVRDRNGRATAAGLSASEPRLTIYRLGLDKGVAGTSHLAWRIDVSNAGDIREFVFVDARYGKVIDFLPGIHEAMNRRAFPGTDGAAPANSPEAWPASPDWVEGNAIPSAPANQERDNMLISSGDVYQRFFAGFGRDSYDAAGHVMDQAYERDYGCPNASWNGNLISFCPGFTTHDVTAHEWGHAYTEYTHNLIYRWQSGALNEAYSDIWGEAFDLETQLTNMIDTDAPDAARTAGACSSSFPSPPKWTVNSPAPIAADYVVGTADFGPPVTSSITQDLVIAIDGAGADTNDACEPLTNAGAMAGKIAFVNRGACSFYVKTLNAQAAGAAAIIIGNVAGSANPGTAPGMGCVADPTCLAGVYTISTVSLNFANAELMRANIAVPVNGTLQTQFPTDVSVRWLMGEDVDGGALRDMWNPLCFGNPGKVTDTAQYVCGTGDNGGVHSNSGVPNHAFALLVDGGTYNGHTVTSIGMVKALHLYYRAQTVYQLAASDFADHADAMEASCNDLVTAATLLDDPWGGPQQTMQAADCIEVADAMLAVEMRTEPTFCNFTPLLAQNPPAICSSGFPYTTQLFDWESGAAGWTVSRRGVVNPGTFLDRDWTIDASLPSGRSGSAFGALDPTDGDCVVDDETGALVLDSPTFVMPFGGAVPRLTFDHYVASEATWDGGNIKISVNGGPYTVVPPTAFSFNAQVSALSTVGAGNTNPLAGEMAWHGSDGGSNSGTWGRTIGNLTGIVAAGQNFKLRYEFGNDGCGGTDLGWWVDDVQIYTCQTAEPLFLDGFEVSTSARWSSVAP